A single region of the Streptomyces caelestis genome encodes:
- a CDS encoding sugar phosphate isomerase/epimerase family protein yields the protein MSTAELERFSINQMTVKQLSMPELVEACGESGVRNVGLWREPVQTYGLEATAKLVRDAGLTVTTLCRGGFFTAIDPAERAQALADNRRAIDEAATLGTDTLVLVSGGLPAGSKDLHGARERIADALAELGPYAERHGVRLAIEPLHPMYASDRCVVSTLAQALDLAERFPAHQVGVTVDTYHIWWDDTAPAQIARAGAGGRIHTFQLADWTTPLPQGVLTGRGQIGDGSIDMREWQGYVEAAGYTGAIEVELFNDVLWARDGREVLAETAARFVEHTL from the coding sequence GTGAGCACCGCGGAGCTGGAGCGCTTCTCCATCAACCAGATGACGGTGAAGCAGCTGTCGATGCCGGAACTGGTCGAGGCGTGCGGGGAGTCGGGCGTCCGCAACGTCGGCCTGTGGCGCGAGCCGGTCCAGACGTACGGGCTGGAGGCCACGGCCAAGCTGGTCCGGGACGCGGGCCTGACGGTGACGACGTTGTGCCGGGGCGGCTTCTTCACGGCGATCGACCCGGCCGAGCGCGCTCAGGCCCTGGCCGACAACCGCCGGGCGATCGACGAGGCGGCGACGCTGGGCACCGACACCCTGGTCCTGGTCTCGGGCGGGCTCCCGGCCGGTTCCAAGGACCTGCACGGCGCGCGGGAACGCATCGCGGACGCCCTGGCGGAACTGGGCCCGTACGCGGAGCGGCACGGCGTCCGCCTGGCGATCGAGCCCCTCCACCCGATGTACGCCTCGGACCGCTGCGTGGTGTCGACGCTGGCCCAGGCCCTGGACCTGGCCGAACGCTTCCCGGCGCACCAGGTCGGGGTCACCGTCGACACGTACCACATCTGGTGGGACGACACGGCTCCCGCGCAGATCGCCCGTGCGGGTGCGGGCGGCCGGATCCACACCTTCCAGCTCGCCGACTGGACGACTCCGCTCCCTCAGGGTGTGCTGACCGGTCGCGGCCAGATCGGCGACGGCTCGATCGACATGCGGGAGTGGCAGGGTTACGTGGAGGCCGCCGGCTACACCGGTGCCATCGAGGTCGAGCTGTTCAACGACGTGCTGTGGGCGAGGGACGGGCGGGAGGTGCTGGCCGAGACGGCGGCGAGGTTCGTCGAGCACACCCTGTGA
- a CDS encoding GNAT family N-acetyltransferase, with product MSFALEGPTLEGALVRLEPLGHQHAVDLARAATEDRETYAFTWVPDADEVGAYIDAQLARAATGRLAPYAQISTATGRAVGATAYWEPRSWLSDDELDAVEVGFTWLARSAQGTGVNAEAKFLLFRHAFEEWGVSRVDLKTDARNSRSRAAIESVGARFEGVLRNWSRSWAPGEEGRLRDSAIFSVTAPEWPRCRKRLEERVNRFLARS from the coding sequence GTGAGCTTCGCACTGGAAGGACCCACCCTGGAGGGTGCCCTGGTCCGTCTGGAACCCTTGGGGCATCAGCACGCCGTCGATTTGGCGAGGGCGGCGACGGAGGACCGGGAGACCTACGCCTTCACCTGGGTACCGGATGCCGACGAGGTGGGCGCCTACATCGACGCGCAGCTCGCCCGCGCGGCGACGGGGCGGCTCGCGCCCTACGCGCAGATCTCGACGGCCACGGGACGAGCGGTCGGCGCCACGGCGTACTGGGAACCACGCTCCTGGCTCTCGGACGACGAACTCGACGCGGTTGAGGTCGGCTTCACCTGGCTCGCCCGTTCCGCCCAGGGCACGGGCGTGAACGCCGAGGCCAAGTTCCTCCTCTTCCGGCATGCCTTCGAGGAATGGGGCGTCTCTCGCGTGGACCTGAAGACCGATGCCCGCAACAGCCGTTCCCGCGCGGCCATCGAGAGCGTGGGAGCCCGCTTCGAGGGCGTGCTGCGCAACTGGTCCCGGTCATGGGCCCCCGGTGAGGAAGGGCGGCTGCGCGACTCCGCGATCTTCTCGGTGACGGCACCGGAATGGCCGCGGTGCCGGAAGCGGCTGGAGGAACGGGTGAACCGGTTCCTCGCACGGTCGTAG
- a CDS encoding EamA family transporter, which translates to MRPSHLALAVLVAAVWGVNFTVIEIGLDHFPPILFSALRFLAAALPAVFFVGRPKVAWKWIVTVGLVLGVAKFSFLFVGMDAGMPAGLSSLVLQSQAVFTAGIAALTLGERPSRIRLLGMTVALAGIAVAAVDEGTSGPLGAFALVVGAAVCWGATNVLTRKAAPPDALNFMVWVSTVPVLPLLVISLLTEGPSRDLAALRALDWQGAGTVLYVAWITTVFGFGVWGFLLRHHPASTVAPFSLLVPVFGLSSAFLFLGEPVSPLRWCAAVLLVGGVGLASWAPARRPDADSADASAPRTTAVRS; encoded by the coding sequence ATGCGCCCGTCACACCTCGCTCTCGCCGTCCTGGTCGCCGCCGTCTGGGGCGTCAACTTCACGGTCATAGAGATCGGCCTGGACCACTTCCCCCCGATCCTCTTCTCGGCACTGCGCTTCCTGGCGGCGGCGCTCCCGGCGGTGTTCTTCGTGGGCCGTCCGAAGGTGGCCTGGAAGTGGATCGTGACGGTCGGCCTGGTCCTGGGTGTGGCGAAGTTCAGTTTCCTCTTCGTCGGCATGGACGCGGGAATGCCCGCGGGCCTGTCCTCCCTGGTGCTGCAGAGCCAGGCGGTGTTCACGGCGGGCATCGCGGCCCTGACCCTGGGCGAACGGCCGTCCCGCATCCGCCTGCTGGGCATGACGGTCGCCCTGGCCGGCATCGCCGTGGCGGCCGTGGACGAGGGAACGTCGGGCCCCCTCGGCGCGTTCGCCCTGGTCGTCGGGGCTGCGGTGTGCTGGGGCGCGACCAACGTCCTCACGCGCAAGGCGGCTCCCCCCGACGCCCTGAACTTCATGGTCTGGGTCAGTACGGTCCCGGTCTTGCCCCTGCTGGTCATCTCCCTCCTCACGGAGGGCCCCTCGCGCGACCTGGCGGCCCTGCGCGCCCTGGACTGGCAGGGCGCGGGCACGGTCCTCTACGTCGCCTGGATCACCACGGTCTTCGGCTTCGGCGTGTGGGGCTTCCTCCTCCGCCACCACCCCGCCTCCACGGTGGCGCCGTTCTCCCTCCTGGTCCCCGTCTTCGGCCTGTCGTCGGCGTTCCTGTTCCTGGGCGAGCCGGTGAGCCCGCTGCGGTGGTGCGCGGCGGTGTTGCTGGTGGGCGGGGTGGGGCTGGCGTCCTGGGCGCCCGCCCGCAGACCCGACGCCGACTCCGCGGACGCTTCCGCGCCACGGACGACGGCCGTCCGATCATGA
- a CDS encoding glycoside hydrolase family 3 protein — protein sequence MHDTGTESTGSTGNTAQPSRRTVLAATAGVAGALAAAGPAYPAGAPDDKQLRALVSRMTLEEKVGQLFVMRVYGHSATAPDQADIDANLKEIGVRTAAELVAKYRVGGIIYFAWAHNTREPHQIADLSNGIQRASLDLPRGLPVLISTDQEHGIVARVGTPATLFPGAMAVGAGGSRSDARALGRIAGRELRAMGIRQDYSPVADVNVNPANPVIGVRSFGADPRAVAALVAAEVAGYQGSGVAATAKHFPGHGDTNVDSHTGFPTITHSRELWEKLDAPPFRAAIAAGVDSIMTAHLMVPALDDSGDPATLSRPILTGILRERLGYDGVVVTDSLGMEGVRTKYGDDRVPVLALKAGVDQLLNPPDLDLAWHAVLDAVRNGELTEARLDESILRILRLKAKLGLFRAPYVSQNGVDRTVGTRAHLAAADRIAERTTTLLVNEGRLLPLSLRRYPKVLVVGADPASPSGTTGPPTGVLAAALTGLGFSTTSLSTGTAPSAAAIARAVAAARDADAVVAATYNVTAGSGQKTLVEQLVATGRPVVAVAIRNPYDVAHLPSVPACLAAYSWTDVELRAAARVIAGRVEPRGKLPVVVQRADDPEQVLYPIGYGLSY from the coding sequence GTGCACGACACCGGCACGGAAAGCACCGGAAGCACGGGAAACACCGCACAGCCCTCCAGACGCACGGTCCTCGCCGCCACGGCCGGCGTCGCCGGCGCCCTCGCGGCCGCGGGGCCCGCGTACCCCGCCGGCGCCCCCGACGACAAGCAACTCCGCGCTCTCGTTTCGCGTATGACGCTGGAGGAGAAGGTCGGCCAGCTCTTCGTGATGCGGGTCTACGGCCACTCCGCCACCGCCCCCGACCAGGCCGACATCGACGCCAACCTGAAGGAGATCGGGGTCCGTACGGCCGCCGAGCTGGTCGCGAAGTACCGGGTCGGCGGCATCATCTACTTCGCCTGGGCGCACAACACCCGCGAGCCGCACCAGATCGCGGATCTGTCCAACGGCATCCAGCGGGCCTCCCTGGACCTGCCGCGCGGGCTGCCCGTGCTCATCTCCACCGACCAGGAGCACGGGATCGTCGCCCGGGTGGGCACACCCGCGACGCTCTTCCCGGGGGCCATGGCCGTCGGCGCGGGCGGGTCGCGGTCCGATGCCCGGGCCCTCGGGCGGATCGCGGGGCGTGAGCTGCGGGCGATGGGCATCCGGCAGGACTACTCCCCCGTGGCCGACGTGAACGTCAACCCGGCCAACCCGGTCATCGGCGTACGGTCCTTCGGTGCCGACCCGCGGGCGGTGGCCGCGCTGGTGGCCGCCGAGGTCGCCGGGTACCAGGGGTCCGGGGTGGCGGCGACCGCCAAGCACTTCCCCGGGCACGGGGACACCAACGTCGACAGCCACACCGGCTTCCCGACCATCACGCACAGCCGGGAGCTGTGGGAGAAGCTGGACGCGCCGCCGTTCCGGGCGGCGATCGCCGCGGGCGTCGACTCGATCATGACCGCGCATCTGATGGTCCCGGCCCTGGACGACTCCGGCGACCCGGCGACCCTCTCCCGCCCGATCCTCACCGGCATCCTGCGCGAGCGGCTCGGCTACGACGGGGTCGTCGTCACGGACTCCCTCGGCATGGAGGGCGTGCGGACCAAGTACGGCGACGACCGGGTGCCGGTGCTCGCGCTGAAGGCGGGCGTGGACCAGCTCCTCAACCCGCCGGATCTGGACCTCGCCTGGCACGCGGTCCTGGATGCCGTACGGAACGGCGAGCTGACCGAGGCGCGGCTCGACGAGTCGATCCTGCGGATCCTGCGGCTGAAGGCGAAGCTGGGGCTGTTCCGCGCGCCGTACGTCAGTCAGAACGGAGTCGACCGCACCGTCGGCACCCGGGCGCATCTGGCGGCGGCCGACCGGATCGCCGAGCGGACGACCACCCTGCTCGTCAACGAGGGGCGGCTGCTGCCGCTGTCCCTGCGCCGGTACCCCAAGGTGCTGGTGGTCGGGGCCGATCCGGCCTCGCCGTCGGGGACGACCGGGCCGCCGACCGGAGTGCTCGCCGCCGCGCTGACCGGGCTCGGTTTCAGCACCACCTCCCTGTCGACGGGCACGGCCCCGTCCGCGGCGGCCATCGCCAGGGCGGTCGCGGCGGCGCGGGACGCGGACGCGGTGGTGGCGGCGACGTACAACGTCACGGCGGGCAGCGGTCAGAAGACGCTGGTCGAGCAGCTCGTGGCGACGGGGAGGCCGGTCGTGGCGGTCGCGATCCGCAACCCGTACGACGTGGCCCACCTGCCCTCCGTCCCGGCGTGCCTCGCGGCCTACTCCTGGACCGACGTCGAACTGCGGGCCGCCGCACGGGTGATCGCGGGGCGGGTGGAGCCCCGCGGGAAACTCCCGGTGGTGGTGCAGAGGGCGGATGATCCGGAGCAGGTGCTGTACCCGATCGGGTACGGGCTGTCGTACTAG
- a CDS encoding S28 family serine protease codes for MRKALRWLLALTVLLGTLGTAGAATAADATGTDSTTDIKERLLSVPGMSLVEEKPYTGYRFFVLNYTQPVDHRKPSKGTFQQRITVLHKDVARPTVFFTSGYNVSTSPRRSEPTQIVDGNQVSLEYRFFTPSRPAPADWSQLDIWQAASDQHRVFKALKGVYDKKWISTGGSKGGMTATYYERFYPRDMDGVVAYVAPNDVVNKEDSAYDRFFARVGTEECRDRLNGVQREALVRREPLEKKYAAYAQDNGLTFKTIGSLDRAYEAVVLDYVWGFWQYSQLKDCDQIPADAKNATDEEIWNSVDTISGFSAYADQGLTTYTPYYYQAGTQLGAPTIEFPHIEKKYIRYGYQPPRNFVPRDIPMKFQPSAMRDVDTWVRHNARHMLFVNGQNDPWSAEPFRLGKGAKDSYVMTAPGMNHGANVAGLVPDQKDLATARILDWAGVASRAVQADPQAAKPLAKYDAKLDKRDVQREMTLRP; via the coding sequence ATGCGCAAGGCGCTCAGATGGCTGCTGGCGCTCACGGTGCTCTTAGGCACACTGGGCACGGCGGGAGCGGCCACCGCCGCCGACGCCACCGGCACCGACAGCACCACCGACATCAAGGAAAGGCTGCTCTCCGTACCGGGCATGAGCCTGGTCGAGGAGAAGCCGTACACCGGTTACCGCTTCTTCGTCCTGAACTACACGCAGCCGGTCGACCACCGGAAGCCGTCGAAGGGCACGTTCCAGCAGCGCATCACCGTGCTGCACAAGGACGTCGCGCGCCCGACGGTGTTCTTCACCAGCGGCTACAACGTCTCCACGTCGCCCCGCCGCAGCGAGCCGACCCAGATCGTGGACGGCAACCAGGTCTCCCTGGAGTACCGCTTCTTCACCCCGTCCCGGCCCGCCCCGGCCGACTGGTCCCAGCTGGACATCTGGCAGGCGGCCAGCGACCAGCACCGCGTCTTCAAGGCGCTGAAGGGCGTCTACGACAAGAAGTGGATCTCCACGGGCGGCTCGAAGGGCGGCATGACCGCCACCTACTACGAGCGCTTCTACCCGCGTGACATGGACGGCGTGGTCGCCTACGTCGCCCCCAACGACGTGGTGAACAAGGAGGATTCGGCCTACGACCGCTTCTTCGCGCGCGTCGGCACCGAGGAGTGCCGCGACCGGCTGAACGGCGTGCAGCGCGAGGCGCTGGTGCGACGCGAGCCGCTGGAGAAGAAGTACGCGGCCTACGCGCAGGACAACGGCCTCACCTTCAAGACCATCGGCAGCCTGGACAGGGCCTACGAGGCCGTCGTCCTCGACTACGTCTGGGGCTTCTGGCAGTACAGCCAGCTCAAGGACTGCGACCAGATCCCGGCCGACGCGAAGAACGCCACCGACGAAGAGATCTGGAACTCCGTCGACACGATCTCCGGCTTCTCCGCCTATGCCGACCAGGGCCTGACGACCTACACGCCGTACTACTACCAGGCCGGCACGCAGCTCGGCGCGCCGACGATCGAGTTCCCGCACATCGAGAAGAAGTACATCCGCTACGGCTACCAGCCGCCGCGCAATTTCGTCCCCCGGGACATCCCGATGAAGTTCCAGCCGTCGGCGATGCGGGACGTGGACACCTGGGTCCGGCACAACGCCCGGCACATGCTGTTCGTCAACGGCCAGAACGACCCGTGGAGCGCGGAGCCCTTCCGCCTCGGCAAGGGCGCCAAGGACTCCTACGTCATGACCGCCCCCGGCATGAACCACGGTGCCAATGTCGCGGGCCTCGTGCCGGACCAGAAGGACCTCGCCACCGCCCGCATCCTCGACTGGGCCGGAGTCGCCTCCAGAGCGGTGCAGGCGGATCCGCAGGCGGCGAAGCCCCTCGCGAAGTACGACGCCAAGCTGGACAAGCGGGACGTGCAGCGTGAGATGACGCTGCGGCCGTAG
- a CDS encoding ABC transporter ATP-binding protein codes for MTPQRGWARRLWAYAWRHPKDVVLALGSSLAGMAVMALVPLITKVIIDDVISDHTRSMTTWAGLLVAAALVVYVLTYIRRYYGGRLALDVQHDLRTEMYGTITRLDGRRQDELSTGQVVGRATSDLQLIQGLLFMLPMTIGNFMLFLISLVIMAWLSVPLTLVALAVAPALWWIAKRSRTRLHPSTWYAQAQAAAVAGVVDGAVSGVRVVKGFGQEDQETGKLRDVSGRLFAGRLRTIRLNSVYTPALQAVPALGQVAMLALGGWLAVGGHITLGTFVAFSTYLAQLVGPVRMLAMVLTVGQQARAGTERVLELIDTEPSLEDGRKGLPADAPATVEFDDVSFGYDEDRPVLDGLSFEIRPGETLAVVGSSGSGKSTVSLLLPRFYDVTRGAVLVGGHDVRELTLESLRAAIGLVPEDSFLFSDTVRSNIAYGRPDATPEEIEQAARAAQAHGFISELPEGYDTTVGEHGLTLSGGQRQRVALARAILSDPRLLVLDDATSAVDARVEHEIHEALKEVMRGRTTLLIAHRRSTLNLADRIAVLDGGRLADIGTHDELQRRSALYRRLLTDPDELGGVSPGHTQPACPQEDTSVRDELDAEFDAERGVTPRLWTGDRERKDLALAESPATPELLAQVEALPPATDIPDVDEKQAVQPEESYGLRRLLRGFGLPLLVSLGLVAVDAGMGLLLPIMIRHGIDSGVTQVAIGAVWAASLLALLTVAVQWAAQVGEIRMTGRTGERVLYALRLKIFSQLQRLGLDYYERELTGRIMTRMTTDVDALSTFLQTGLVTAFVSVVTFFGIMVALLVIDVELALVVFATLPPLIIATYFFRRASVKAYELARERVSVVNADLQESVSGLRIVQAFRRERDGGRRFAGHSDSYRQARIRGQWLISVYFPFVQFLSSVAAAAVLIVGGARVDDGTLAIGSLVAYLLYIDLFFAPVQQLSQVFDGYQQASVSLGRIQELLQEPTSTKSADEPREVRSLRGDIAFEGVHFAYGDDEEALGGVDLRIPAGQTVAFVGETGAGKSTLVKLVARFYDPTGGRVMVDGTDLRALDLTSYRHRLGVVPQEAYLFQGTVRDAIAYGRPDATDAEVEAAARAVGAHEMIATLEGGYLHEVAERGRNLSAGQRQLIALARAELVDPDVLLLDEATAALDLATEAQVNQATDRLAGRRTTLVVAHRLTTAARADRVVVMDHGRVAEDGTHEELLARGGRYAELWRTFIGAAEPEEPVGASR; via the coding sequence GTGACACCGCAACGGGGATGGGCACGACGACTGTGGGCCTACGCATGGCGCCACCCGAAGGACGTCGTGCTCGCCCTCGGCTCCTCACTGGCCGGCATGGCGGTCATGGCCCTCGTCCCGCTGATCACCAAGGTGATCATCGACGACGTCATCAGCGACCACACCCGCTCGATGACCACCTGGGCCGGCCTCCTCGTCGCCGCCGCACTGGTCGTCTACGTCCTCACCTACATCCGCCGCTACTACGGCGGCCGCCTCGCCCTCGACGTCCAGCACGACCTGCGGACGGAGATGTACGGGACGATCACCCGGCTCGACGGCCGCCGCCAGGACGAACTGTCCACCGGCCAGGTCGTGGGCCGCGCCACCAGCGACCTCCAGCTGATCCAGGGCCTGCTGTTCATGCTCCCGATGACCATCGGGAACTTCATGCTCTTCCTGATCTCCCTGGTGATCATGGCGTGGCTGTCGGTGCCGCTCACCCTGGTCGCCCTGGCCGTCGCCCCCGCCCTGTGGTGGATCGCCAAGCGCAGCCGCACCCGGCTGCACCCCTCCACCTGGTACGCCCAGGCGCAGGCCGCCGCCGTCGCCGGTGTGGTCGACGGCGCCGTCAGCGGGGTCCGCGTGGTGAAGGGCTTCGGGCAGGAGGACCAGGAGACCGGCAAGCTCAGGGACGTCAGCGGCCGCCTCTTCGCCGGGCGGCTGCGCACCATCCGCCTGAACTCCGTCTACACCCCGGCCCTCCAGGCCGTCCCCGCCCTCGGCCAGGTCGCGATGCTGGCGCTCGGCGGCTGGCTCGCGGTGGGCGGGCACATCACGCTCGGCACGTTCGTCGCCTTCTCCACCTACCTCGCCCAGCTCGTCGGCCCGGTCCGGATGCTCGCCATGGTGCTCACCGTCGGCCAGCAGGCCCGCGCGGGCACCGAGCGCGTCCTGGAGCTGATCGACACCGAGCCGTCTCTCGAGGACGGCCGCAAGGGCCTGCCCGCCGACGCCCCCGCGACCGTCGAGTTCGACGACGTCTCCTTCGGCTACGACGAAGACCGCCCCGTCCTCGACGGGCTCTCCTTCGAGATCCGCCCCGGCGAGACCCTCGCCGTCGTCGGCTCCTCCGGCTCCGGCAAGTCCACGGTCTCCCTGCTGCTGCCGCGCTTCTACGACGTCACCCGCGGTGCCGTCCTCGTCGGCGGCCACGACGTGCGCGAACTGACCCTGGAATCACTCCGGGCCGCGATCGGGCTGGTCCCGGAGGACTCCTTCCTCTTCTCCGACACGGTCCGCAGCAACATCGCCTACGGCCGCCCGGACGCCACCCCGGAGGAGATCGAACAGGCCGCCCGCGCCGCCCAGGCGCACGGGTTCATCAGCGAGCTCCCCGAGGGCTACGACACCACCGTCGGCGAGCACGGCCTCACCCTCTCCGGCGGCCAGCGCCAGCGCGTCGCCCTCGCCCGCGCCATCCTCAGCGATCCGCGCCTGCTGGTCCTGGACGACGCCACCTCCGCCGTGGACGCGCGGGTCGAGCACGAGATCCACGAGGCCCTGAAGGAGGTCATGCGGGGCCGCACCACCCTGCTGATCGCCCACCGCCGCTCCACCCTGAACCTCGCCGACCGCATCGCCGTCCTGGACGGCGGCCGCCTCGCCGACATCGGCACCCACGACGAACTCCAGCGGCGCTCCGCCCTCTACCGCCGCCTGCTCACCGACCCCGACGAGCTGGGCGGGGTCTCCCCGGGCCACACCCAGCCGGCCTGCCCCCAGGAGGACACCTCCGTCCGGGACGAGCTGGACGCCGAGTTCGACGCCGAGCGCGGGGTCACCCCAAGGCTGTGGACCGGCGACCGCGAGCGCAAGGACCTCGCCCTCGCCGAGAGCCCCGCCACCCCCGAGCTCCTCGCCCAGGTGGAGGCGCTGCCCCCGGCCACCGACATCCCCGACGTCGACGAGAAGCAGGCCGTCCAGCCGGAGGAGTCCTACGGCCTGCGCCGGCTGCTGCGCGGCTTCGGACTGCCGCTGCTGGTCAGCCTCGGCCTGGTCGCCGTCGACGCGGGCATGGGCCTGCTGCTGCCGATCATGATCCGGCACGGCATCGACTCGGGCGTCACCCAGGTCGCGATCGGCGCCGTGTGGGCGGCGTCCCTGCTCGCGCTGCTGACGGTGGCCGTGCAGTGGGCGGCCCAGGTCGGCGAGATCCGGATGACGGGGCGTACCGGCGAGCGGGTGCTGTACGCGCTCCGGCTGAAGATCTTCTCCCAGCTCCAGCGCCTGGGGCTCGACTACTACGAGCGGGAGCTGACCGGCCGGATCATGACCCGGATGACGACCGACGTCGACGCGCTGTCGACGTTCCTCCAGACGGGCCTGGTCACCGCCTTCGTCTCGGTCGTCACCTTCTTCGGCATCATGGTCGCCCTGCTGGTCATCGACGTGGAGCTCGCGCTGGTCGTCTTCGCGACGCTGCCGCCGCTGATCATCGCCACGTACTTCTTCCGCCGGGCGAGCGTGAAGGCGTACGAACTGGCCCGTGAACGCGTCTCGGTGGTCAACGCCGACCTCCAGGAGTCGGTGTCCGGGCTGCGGATCGTGCAGGCCTTCCGGCGCGAGCGGGACGGCGGGCGGCGGTTCGCCGGGCACAGCGACAGCTACCGCCAGGCGCGCATCCGAGGCCAGTGGCTCATCTCCGTGTACTTCCCCTTCGTGCAGTTCCTGTCGTCGGTGGCGGCGGCGGCCGTGCTGATCGTGGGCGGGGCGCGGGTCGACGACGGGACGCTGGCGATCGGCTCGCTGGTGGCGTATCTGCTCTACATCGACCTGTTCTTCGCGCCCGTGCAGCAGCTGTCCCAGGTCTTCGACGGCTACCAGCAGGCGTCCGTCTCGCTGGGCCGCATCCAGGAACTGCTCCAGGAGCCGACGTCGACGAAGTCCGCCGACGAACCCCGCGAGGTGCGGTCCCTGCGCGGCGACATCGCCTTCGAGGGCGTGCACTTCGCCTACGGCGATGACGAAGAGGCTCTCGGCGGCGTCGACCTGCGCATCCCCGCCGGGCAGACCGTCGCGTTCGTCGGCGAGACCGGCGCCGGGAAGTCGACCCTCGTCAAGCTCGTGGCCCGCTTCTACGACCCCACCGGCGGCCGGGTCATGGTCGACGGCACCGATCTGCGCGCCCTGGACCTCACCTCGTACCGGCACCGTCTGGGGGTCGTCCCACAGGAGGCGTACCTCTTCCAGGGCACCGTCCGCGACGCCATCGCCTACGGCCGCCCCGACGCCACCGACGCCGAGGTCGAAGCGGCGGCCCGGGCGGTCGGGGCGCACGAGATGATCGCCACTCTGGAGGGCGGCTACCTCCACGAGGTCGCCGAGCGCGGCCGCAACCTCTCCGCAGGGCAGCGCCAGCTGATTGCCCTGGCCCGCGCAGAGCTGGTCGACCCGGACGTCCTGCTGCTCGACGAGGCGACGGCCGCCCTGGACCTGGCCACCGAGGCCCAGGTCAACCAGGCCACCGACCGCCTCGCCGGCCGCCGCACCACCCTCGTCGTGGCCCACCGCCTCACCACCGCCGCCCGCGCCGACCGGGTCGTCGTCATGGACCACGGCCGGGTCGCCGAGGACGGCACGCACGAGGAGCTGCTCGCGCGCGGCGGGCGGTACGCCGAGCTGTGGCGGACGTTCATCGGCGCGGCGGAGCCGGAGGAGCCGGTCGGCGCGTCCCGGTGA
- a CDS encoding acyl-CoA dehydrogenase family protein: protein MRRTVFNEDHEAFRETIRAFIEAEVVPVYDEWFAAGQAPRDFYYKLGELGIFGINVPEEFGGAGLESHKFEAVLYEETARAGVQFGGSGVHVLLALPYIKMLATDEQKKRFLPKFVSGEEMWAIAMTEPGTGSDLAGMKSTAKLSEDGTHYVLNGAKTFITGGVHADRVIVCARTSAPTAEDRRHGISLFAVDTKSEGYSVGRKLDKLGLKTSDTAELAFVDVKVPVEDLLGEENKGFSYLGHNLASERWGIAFGAYAQAKAAVRFAKQYVQERTVFGKPVAHFQNTKFELAACQAEVDAAEAVADRATEALDAGELTPAEAASAKLFCTEVAHRVIDRCLQLHGGYGYMNEYPIARLYADNRVNRIYGGTSEIMKSIIAKDMGL, encoded by the coding sequence GTGCGCCGTACGGTGTTCAACGAGGATCACGAGGCGTTCCGGGAGACCATCCGCGCCTTCATCGAGGCCGAGGTCGTACCGGTGTACGACGAGTGGTTCGCGGCGGGCCAGGCGCCCCGCGACTTCTACTACAAGCTCGGTGAGCTGGGCATCTTCGGCATCAACGTGCCCGAGGAGTTCGGCGGCGCGGGCTTGGAGAGCCACAAGTTCGAGGCCGTGCTCTACGAGGAGACCGCTCGCGCGGGCGTCCAGTTCGGCGGCTCCGGCGTGCACGTGCTGCTCGCCCTGCCCTACATCAAGATGCTCGCCACCGACGAGCAGAAGAAGCGGTTCCTGCCGAAGTTCGTCTCCGGCGAGGAGATGTGGGCCATCGCGATGACGGAGCCGGGTACCGGTTCCGACCTCGCGGGCATGAAGTCCACCGCCAAGCTGAGCGAGGACGGCACGCACTACGTCCTCAACGGCGCCAAGACCTTCATCACCGGCGGCGTGCACGCCGACCGTGTGATCGTCTGCGCCCGGACCTCCGCCCCGACCGCCGAGGACCGCCGCCACGGCATCTCCCTCTTCGCCGTCGACACCAAGTCCGAGGGCTACTCCGTCGGCCGCAAGCTCGACAAGCTCGGCCTGAAGACCTCCGACACCGCCGAGCTGGCGTTCGTCGACGTCAAGGTGCCCGTCGAGGACCTCCTCGGCGAGGAGAACAAGGGCTTCTCCTACCTCGGCCACAACCTGGCCTCCGAGCGCTGGGGCATCGCCTTCGGCGCCTACGCCCAGGCCAAGGCCGCCGTCCGGTTCGCCAAGCAGTACGTGCAGGAGCGCACGGTCTTCGGCAAGCCGGTCGCCCACTTCCAGAACACCAAGTTCGAGCTGGCCGCCTGCCAGGCCGAGGTGGACGCGGCCGAGGCCGTCGCCGACCGCGCGACCGAGGCCCTCGACGCCGGTGAGCTCACCCCCGCCGAGGCCGCCTCCGCGAAGCTGTTCTGCACCGAGGTCGCCCACCGCGTCATCGACCGCTGCCTCCAGCTGCACGGCGGCTACGGCTACATGAACGAGTACCCGATCGCCCGCCTGTACGCGGACAACCGCGTCAACCGCATCTACGGCGGCACCAGCGAGATCATGAAGTCGATCATCGCCAAGGACATGGGCCTGTAA